The Buchnera aphidicola (Cinara tujafilina) genome has a window encoding:
- the argF gene encoding ornithine carbamoyltransferase chain F, giving the protein MKTLFKKNFLKFSDFTKKEILFLINFSIFLKKQKMKTKKIKFLKKKNIALIFEKKSTRTRCAFEIAARDQGAYTTYLNSKDTHLGYKESIEDTAKVLGCMYDGIQYRGYNDKTLHLLAKYSNIPVWNGLTDMFHPTQLLADLVTIVEIYPKILFEKLHIAYIGDAKNNIANTLIDAAYILGFNLNIIAPKIYWPEKNILNMSKNNKKRAKITCTENIADGVKNIDFIYTDTWISMGDKKTCWKEKIENLKDYQVNQKILKLTKNVNIKILHCLPALHDKNSTIGLEIHKKYNFSSGIEISNDIFSSKANLSFQQSINKLHSAKALLISTLSDKY; this is encoded by the coding sequence ATGAAAACATTATTTAAGAAAAATTTTTTAAAATTTTCAGATTTTACAAAAAAAGAAATTTTATTTTTAATAAACTTTTCCATTTTTTTAAAAAAACAAAAAATGAAAACAAAGAAAATAAAATTTTTAAAAAAAAAAAATATAGCATTAATTTTTGAAAAAAAATCAACCAGAACACGATGCGCATTTGAAATTGCTGCACGTGATCAAGGTGCTTATACAACTTATTTGAATTCAAAAGATACACATTTGGGATACAAAGAATCTATTGAAGATACCGCAAAAGTTTTAGGATGTATGTATGATGGAATTCAATATCGTGGTTATAATGATAAAACGTTACATCTTCTAGCTAAATATTCTAATATACCTGTATGGAACGGTTTAACAGATATGTTTCATCCTACTCAATTATTAGCTGACCTTGTTACTATTGTAGAAATTTATCCAAAAATTTTATTTGAAAAACTACATATTGCTTATATCGGAGATGCTAAAAATAATATCGCTAATACATTAATAGATGCAGCATATATATTAGGTTTTAATTTAAATATTATCGCACCCAAAATATATTGGCCAGAAAAAAATATTTTAAATATGTCTAAAAATAACAAAAAAAGAGCGAAAATTACTTGTACAGAAAACATTGCAGATGGAGTTAAAAATATTGATTTTATTTATACAGATACCTGGATATCTATGGGGGATAAAAAAACGTGCTGGAAAGAAAAAATAGAAAATTTAAAAGATTATCAAGTAAATCAAAAAATACTTAAATTAACTAAAAATGTTAATATAAAAATATTACATTGTTTACCAGCATTACATGATAAAAATTCTACAATTGGTTTAGAAATACATAAAAAATATAATTTTTCTTCCGGAATAGAGATTTCCAATGACATTTTTTCTTCAAAAGCAAATTTAAGTTTTCAACAATCTATAAACAAATTACATTCTGCTAAAGCACTATTAATTTCAACATTATCTGATAAATATTAA
- the yhar gene encoding hypothetical protein, which produces MKNIKSSNKEIKIYGPYAPYIKSGNLLYISGQIPIDNKNKFIPKNISEQTCLSLKNIKNILNINNLCMKHIIKTTIFTTKLEQLKEINLSYSNFFKKYTNLYPTRSCVGVLNLPKNVLIEIEVIASYK; this is translated from the coding sequence ATGAAAAATATAAAATCATCCAATAAAGAAATAAAAATATATGGACCATATGCACCCTATATTAAATCTGGAAATTTACTGTATATCTCTGGGCAAATTCCAATCGATAATAAAAATAAATTTATTCCTAAAAATATATCAGAACAAACCTGTTTGTCTCTAAAAAATATTAAAAATATATTAAATATCAATAATTTATGTATGAAACATATTATAAAAACAACAATTTTTACTACAAAATTAGAACAATTAAAAGAAATAAACTTATCTTATTCAAATTTTTTTAAAAAATATACTAATTTATATCCTACCCGATCATGCGTTGGAGTCTTAAATTTACCAAAAAATGTTTTAATAGAAATTGAAGTAATCGCCTCATATAAATAA
- the deaD gene encoding ATP-dependent RNA helicase gives MTQIHNSFSIFGLNSLLLKSLDDLGYQKPSPIQSSCIPYLLLGQDVLGMAQTGSGKTAAFALPLLHNIKNIFKSPQILVLTPTRELAVQVAEAFSEFSKYIKGINVLPLYGGQKYEVQLRLLRQGPQIVVGTPGRLLDHLKRGTLSLTHLNSFVLDEADEMLRMGFIEDVENIMSKLPKKHQTALFSATMPDIIRRISKRFMVKPVEIKIQSTGITRPNIQQSYWMVYGKKTEALIRFLEMEDFSATIIFVKTKSATLEVADVLEKNGYNCAALNGDMNQSLREQTLDRLRNGKLDILIATDVAARGLDVDRISFVINYDIPMDAESYVHRIGRTGRAGRTGRALLFVENRERRLLRNIERIVKLTIPEVILPKSELLSQRRLQKFSEKIQKELNSPDLEEYRLLLPKFKLKEPVNFEKLSAALLKLAQGERPLIVKPDKKIFPSFKKNNSSIAFLRTVRRKKHIKTLDNKFRSTTKDFQKTDEIQTFRIEVGKDDGIEIRHIVGAIANEGNISSQRIGNVRVFSTYSTVELPKNISNSLLNHLSRTRILNKQMCIKPIKNSKSNDIRKNFINRMGYFSKKIGLDEYKFFNIYTKNIIKLINF, from the coding sequence ATGACTCAAATTCATAATTCATTTTCAATATTTGGTTTAAATTCTTTATTATTAAAATCTTTAGATGATTTAGGTTATCAGAAACCTTCTCCCATTCAATCTTCTTGTATTCCTTATTTGTTATTAGGACAAGATGTATTAGGGATGGCTCAAACGGGAAGTGGAAAAACTGCTGCATTTGCATTACCGTTATTGCATAATATAAAAAACATTTTTAAATCTCCACAAATTTTAGTATTAACTCCGACCCGTGAATTAGCGGTTCAAGTGGCAGAAGCATTTTCAGAATTTTCAAAATATATAAAAGGTATAAATGTTTTACCTTTATATGGAGGTCAAAAATATGAAGTACAATTAAGATTATTACGTCAAGGACCACAAATTGTAGTAGGAACTCCGGGTCGTTTATTAGATCATTTAAAAAGAGGAACTTTAAGTTTAACGCATCTAAATAGTTTTGTTTTAGATGAAGCTGATGAAATGTTGCGCATGGGATTTATTGAAGATGTAGAAAATATTATGTCAAAACTTCCAAAAAAACATCAAACAGCTTTATTCTCTGCTACGATGCCTGATATTATTCGTAGAATTTCAAAACGTTTTATGGTTAAACCGGTAGAAATAAAAATTCAATCGACTGGAATTACGCGACCTAATATCCAACAAAGTTATTGGATGGTTTATGGAAAAAAAACTGAAGCGTTAATTCGATTTTTAGAAATGGAAGATTTTTCAGCTACAATTATTTTTGTAAAAACTAAAAGCGCTACTTTAGAGGTCGCTGATGTTTTAGAAAAAAATGGATATAATTGCGCGGCATTAAATGGCGATATGAATCAATCATTAAGAGAACAAACTTTAGACCGATTAAGAAATGGAAAACTTGATATTTTAATCGCGACAGATGTTGCAGCTCGCGGATTAGATGTCGATCGTATTAGTTTTGTAATTAATTATGATATTCCAATGGATGCAGAATCGTATGTACATCGTATTGGTAGAACAGGTCGTGCTGGTCGTACTGGAAGAGCGTTATTATTTGTAGAAAATAGAGAAAGAAGATTATTACGTAATATTGAAAGAATTGTAAAGTTAACAATACCAGAAGTAATCTTACCTAAAAGTGAATTATTAAGTCAACGGAGATTACAAAAATTTTCAGAAAAAATACAAAAAGAACTTAATAGTCCAGATTTAGAGGAATATCGTTTATTGTTACCAAAATTTAAATTAAAGGAACCAGTAAATTTTGAAAAATTATCCGCTGCTTTATTAAAGTTAGCGCAAGGAGAGAGACCCTTAATTGTTAAGCCCGATAAAAAAATATTTCCATCTTTTAAAAAAAATAATAGTTCTATTGCTTTTCTTCGTACCGTTCGTCGTAAAAAACATATTAAAACTTTAGATAATAAATTTCGTTCTACAACAAAAGATTTTCAAAAAACAGATGAAATACAAACATTTCGAATTGAAGTTGGAAAAGATGATGGAATAGAAATTCGTCATATTGTTGGAGCTATTGCTAATGAAGGAAATATTAGTAGTCAACGCATTGGTAATGTAAGAGTATTTTCTACATATTCTACAGTAGAGTTACCGAAAAATATTTCTAATAGTTTATTAAATCATTTATCTCGAACTCGTATATTAAATAAACAGATGTGCATTAAACCGATAAAAAATAGTAAAAGTAATGATATTCGAAAAAATTTTATTAATAGAATGGGATATTTTTCAAAAAAAATAGGTCTAGACGAGTATAAATTTTTTAATATATATACTAAAAATATAATTAAATTAATAAATTTTTAA
- the pnp gene encoding polyribonucleotide nucleotidyltransferase: MLNPIVHKFQYGQHTITLETGLIARQATASVLASMDDTTVLVTIVSGDSVLEGQKFFPLVVNYQERTYAAGRIPGGFFRREGRPNENEILVSRLIDRPIRPLFSKDFLNEVQITVTVISVNPQINPDIISIIGVSSALCLSGLPILGPLGVARVGYYNNQYFLNPQTDYIKKSLLDLIVSGTKESILMVEAEARILSEKEIINGIIFGHKSQKKLIQEILVFSEKANKFPNLRTLLIQKNTELYKLVSKNVKSKIDKAYRILTKKERQKKLSKIKKNLIDHLLLNNIDLDVAKIEESLYLLERNIIRNRILKGHSRIDGRMYDEIRPIDIRTGLLLRAHGSALFTRGETQALVSATLGTSRDAQNLDDLLGDRTDNFLFHYNFPPYSVGEIGVVGSPKRREIGHGKLAKRSLLAVMPTIEEFPYTIRVVSEITESNGSSSMASVCGGSLALMDAGIPIKQSIAGIAMGLIKKDESYVILSDILGDEDYLGDMDFKVAGSRLGITALQMDIKIPGVTTKILKSSLYQAKLARFNILDIMESAINNPRKEISKFAPRIHTIKISPEKIKDVIGKGGSVIRMLTEETGTIIEIKDDGTVKISATIEEKAKHAIRRIQEITAEIKVGKIYSGKVIRILDFGAFVSIGLGKEGLIHISQISNKRVLKVIDHLKLDQIISVKVLEIDRQGRLRLSMKDIK, from the coding sequence TTGTTAAATCCGATTGTTCATAAATTTCAATATGGTCAACATACAATTACATTAGAAACCGGTTTAATTGCTAGACAAGCTACAGCATCTGTTTTAGCTAGTATGGATGATACCACAGTTTTAGTTACAATAGTAAGCGGGGATTCTGTTTTAGAAGGACAAAAATTCTTTCCGTTAGTAGTAAATTATCAAGAACGCACTTATGCTGCTGGACGTATCCCCGGAGGTTTTTTTCGTCGAGAAGGTAGACCTAATGAAAATGAAATTTTAGTTTCAAGATTAATTGATCGTCCAATTCGTCCTCTTTTTTCAAAAGATTTTTTAAATGAGGTGCAGATTACTGTTACTGTTATTTCTGTTAATCCGCAAATTAATCCCGATATTATCTCAATTATAGGAGTTTCTTCCGCTTTATGTTTATCCGGTTTACCTATTTTAGGTCCGTTAGGGGTTGCTCGAGTGGGTTATTATAATAATCAGTATTTTTTAAATCCTCAAACTGATTATATAAAAAAAAGTTTATTAGATTTAATAGTATCAGGTACAAAAGAATCGATTCTTATGGTAGAAGCGGAGGCTCGTATATTATCTGAAAAAGAAATTATAAATGGAATTATATTTGGACACAAAAGTCAAAAAAAATTAATTCAAGAAATTCTTGTATTTTCAGAAAAAGCTAATAAATTTCCTAATCTTCGAACCTTATTAATACAAAAAAATACTGAATTGTATAAATTAGTTTCTAAGAATGTTAAAAGTAAAATTGATAAAGCTTATAGAATATTGACAAAAAAAGAAAGACAAAAAAAATTAAGTAAAATTAAGAAAAATCTTATAGATCATTTATTATTAAATAATATAGATTTAGATGTAGCAAAAATTGAAGAAAGTTTATATTTGTTAGAAAGAAATATAATACGTAATCGTATTTTGAAGGGTCACTCTAGAATTGATGGGCGTATGTATGATGAAATTCGTCCGATTGATATACGAACAGGACTTTTACTACGAGCTCATGGTTCGGCTTTATTTACAAGAGGAGAAACACAAGCATTAGTTTCAGCAACATTAGGAACTTCACGTGATGCTCAAAATCTTGATGATTTGTTAGGAGATCGTACAGATAATTTTTTATTTCATTATAATTTTCCGCCTTATTCTGTTGGAGAAATTGGGGTTGTAGGTTCACCTAAACGAAGGGAAATTGGACATGGAAAATTAGCAAAAAGAAGTTTGTTAGCTGTAATGCCTACTATTGAAGAATTTCCATATACTATTCGTGTAGTTTCTGAAATTACAGAATCTAATGGTTCGTCATCAATGGCGTCAGTTTGTGGAGGTTCGTTAGCTTTAATGGATGCAGGAATTCCAATCAAGCAATCAATAGCAGGTATTGCGATGGGGTTAATTAAAAAAGATGAATCTTATGTAATTTTATCCGATATATTAGGGGATGAAGATTATTTAGGGGATATGGATTTCAAAGTAGCAGGTAGTAGATTAGGAATTACTGCATTACAAATGGATATTAAAATTCCCGGTGTTACAACTAAAATTTTAAAATCCTCTTTATATCAAGCTAAATTAGCTAGATTTAACATTCTTGATATTATGGAGAGTGCAATTAATAATCCAAGAAAAGAGATTTCAAAATTTGCACCACGTATACATACTATTAAAATTAGCCCGGAAAAAATAAAGGATGTAATAGGAAAAGGTGGTTCGGTAATTCGAATGTTAACTGAAGAAACTGGCACAATTATTGAAATAAAAGATGATGGAACAGTTAAAATATCTGCTACTATTGAAGAAAAAGCAAAACATGCTATTCGTCGTATTCAAGAAATTACCGCAGAAATTAAAGTAGGAAAAATATATTCTGGAAAAGTTATTAGGATTTTAGATTTTGGTGCGTTTGTTTCAATTGGATTAGGGAAAGAAGGGCTTATACATATTTCTCAAATTTCTAATAAAAGAGTTTTGAAGGTTATTGATCATCTTAAATTAGATCAAATTATTTCTGTAAAAGTTTTAGAAATTGATAGGCAAGGTAGGTTACGTTTAAGTATGAAAGATATAAAATAA
- the rpsO gene encoding 30S ribosomal protein S15: MLLSSLKKKEILEKYRKIKNTGSSEVQIIFLTIKINYLQKHFSLHKTDHCGRRGLLNMVSRRRKLLNYIKSKKHQNYISLIQQLGLRY, encoded by the coding sequence ATGTTATTATCATCGTTAAAAAAAAAAGAGATATTAGAAAAATATAGAAAAATAAAAAACACTGGTAGTTCTGAAGTTCAAATTATTTTTTTAACTATAAAAATTAATTATTTACAAAAACATTTTTCTCTCCATAAAACAGATCATTGTGGTCGTAGAGGATTATTAAATATGGTTTCACGACGACGAAAATTATTGAATTATATTAAATCTAAAAAACATCAAAATTATATTAGTTTAATTCAACAGTTGGGTTTGCGTTATTAA
- the truB gene encoding tRNA pseudouridine 55 synthetase gives MLKKYNDIHGILLLNKPKGLSSNIILQQIKEIFFVKKAGFSGCLDPLATGMLPICFGNATKFSKYLTNSIKYYHVIAKLGQVTTTGDVAGKVIKKYKVNVKINNIIQTLKTFHGIIQQVPPMFSAIKYKGKPLYKYARCGINIPRKLRILTIYYINIIQYCHNFLELKIKCSKGTYIRSLIQDIGKNITMWCAHCIFKKIRNGSVCYITINKFFRYFIKKKNNNFLKNYSFFDYSSFILPIRSFFSEYPIIRLSHLESIRFQKKLYVFLSHNFIKNSIFVITNKNNVFLGIGKVNNLGILIPECILKNI, from the coding sequence TTGTTAAAAAAATATAATGATATTCATGGCATACTTTTATTAAATAAACCTAAAGGTTTGTCTTCAAATATTATTTTACAACAGATAAAAGAAATATTTTTTGTAAAAAAAGCAGGTTTTTCTGGGTGTTTAGATCCCTTAGCTACTGGAATGTTACCGATATGTTTTGGAAATGCTACAAAATTTTCTAAATATTTAACAAATTCTATTAAATATTATCATGTCATAGCAAAATTAGGGCAAGTGACAACAACGGGTGATGTTGCAGGGAAAGTTATAAAAAAATATAAAGTTAATGTAAAAATTAATAATATTATACAAACATTAAAAACTTTTCATGGTATTATACAACAAGTTCCGCCTATGTTTTCTGCTATTAAATATAAAGGGAAACCATTGTATAAATATGCAAGATGTGGAATAAATATTCCTCGTAAATTACGTATTTTAACAATTTATTATATTAATATTATTCAATATTGTCATAATTTTTTAGAATTAAAGATTAAATGTTCTAAAGGTACTTATATTCGTAGTTTAATACAGGATATTGGAAAAAATATTACAATGTGGTGCGCACATTGTATTTTTAAAAAGATTAGGAATGGGTCCGTATGTTACATCACAATTAATAAGTTTTTCAGATATTTTATTAAAAAAAAAAATAACAATTTTTTAAAAAATTATTCTTTTTTTGATTATTCATCATTTATATTACCGATTCGTTCTTTTTTTTCTGAATATCCTATAATTCGATTATCACATTTAGAGTCAATTCGTTTTCAAAAAAAATTATATGTTTTTTTATCACACAATTTTATAAAAAATTCAATTTTTGTTATAACTAATAAAAATAATGTTTTTTTAGGTATTGGAAAGGTAAATAATTTAGGAATCTTAATACCAGAGTGTATATTAAAAAATATTTAA
- the rbfA gene encoding ribosome-binding factor A: MLKKFSRSMRVEQNLYKEISVIIRNFLRDPRIHLGVTILAVQLSVDLHYAKVFFTSLQFQNKKKNEFLTHILQKSSGFIRYHLGKTIHLRIIPKLYFIYDDSFAKGMVISRILKENL, encoded by the coding sequence ATGTTAAAAAAATTTAGTCGGTCAATGAGAGTAGAGCAAAATTTATATAAAGAAATTTCTGTTATTATTAGAAATTTTTTACGAGATCCGCGTATTCATTTAGGTGTGACAATATTAGCTGTTCAATTATCTGTAGATTTACATTATGCAAAAGTTTTTTTTACATCTTTACAGTTTCAAAATAAAAAAAAAAATGAATTTTTAACACATATTTTACAAAAATCTTCAGGATTTATTCGATATCATCTTGGAAAAACAATACATTTACGTATCATTCCAAAATTATATTTTATTTACGACGATTCGTTTGCAAAAGGAATGGTTATTTCTCGTATTTTAAAAGAAAATTTATAA
- the infB gene encoding initiation factor IF-2, translating to MNSSLKNDGVSKIRYPSSIIKNNKLRKNNKLSEKKFMTQKDNSISRFGRHYKHKKTRRSILQQSFIKPIKTFMRNILVGETISITELANKMAVKSSIIFKNMQKMGIVIAKNQIIDKHTAKIISEAMGHKVIMHVDNALEISLMKDRDINIGNKKIRAPVVTIMGHVDHGKTSLLDYIRSTKIVSKEAGGITQHIGAYHVSTPNGIITFLDTPGHAAFTAMRARGASVTDIVVLIVAADDGIMPQTIEAIRHAQSAQVPIIVAINKVDKVGINIEKIKKELMKYAIISEDYGGENIFVSISAKTGFGIDELLAAILLQAEMLELKAEYDCMASGIVIESFLDKGCGPIATVLVNEGTLKIGDIVICGLEYGKIKAIRNEFCYHVFTAGPSIPVEILGLSGIPSTGDLFTVVRDEKKAREVALYRQSKFRDKKLSFNKKTNIENLFHGIDDAKKISILNIILKTDMQGSLEAIKDSLEKLSNKFVLINIISSGVGAITESDATLCLASLAIIIGFNVRADSLAKRIIETERLDVRYYSVIYDVINDIKKSISGLLKPVYKQNIIGLAEVRNVFKSPKFGLIAGCMVIEGIVKRTNPVRILRDNIVIYEGELESLRRFKEDINEVRSGIECGIGIKNYNNIQTGDVIEVFQTSVI from the coding sequence ATGAACAGTTCTTTAAAAAATGACGGTGTATCGAAAATACGTTACCCCAGTTCAATAATAAAAAATAACAAATTACGAAAAAATAATAAATTGTCAGAAAAAAAATTTATGACACAGAAAGATAATAGTATATCTCGCTTTGGAAGACATTATAAACATAAAAAAACTCGACGTTCTATATTACAACAAAGTTTTATAAAACCTATAAAAACATTTATGCGAAATATTTTAGTTGGCGAAACTATATCAATAACTGAATTAGCAAATAAAATGGCGGTAAAAAGTTCTATAATTTTTAAAAATATGCAAAAAATGGGTATAGTTATTGCAAAAAATCAAATTATAGATAAACATACAGCAAAAATTATTTCTGAAGCAATGGGTCATAAGGTAATAATGCATGTCGATAATGCGTTAGAAATTTCATTAATGAAAGATCGTGATATTAACATAGGCAATAAAAAAATACGTGCTCCAGTAGTAACAATTATGGGTCATGTAGATCACGGTAAAACATCTCTTTTAGATTATATTCGATCTACAAAAATAGTATCAAAAGAAGCAGGTGGAATCACTCAGCACATTGGAGCATATCATGTTTCGACACCGAACGGAATTATTACTTTTTTAGATACCCCGGGTCATGCAGCATTTACTGCAATGAGAGCTAGAGGTGCATCAGTAACAGATATAGTAGTGTTAATTGTAGCAGCTGACGATGGTATCATGCCTCAAACAATTGAGGCTATACGACATGCGCAGTCAGCTCAAGTTCCTATTATTGTAGCTATAAATAAAGTAGATAAAGTTGGTATAAATATAGAAAAAATAAAAAAAGAATTAATGAAATATGCAATAATTTCAGAAGATTATGGGGGAGAAAATATTTTTGTATCTATATCTGCAAAAACTGGTTTTGGAATAGATGAATTACTAGCAGCAATTCTATTACAGGCTGAAATGTTAGAATTAAAAGCAGAATATGATTGCATGGCTTCCGGAATTGTAATTGAATCTTTTTTAGATAAAGGTTGTGGTCCTATTGCTACTGTATTGGTTAACGAAGGTACATTGAAAATAGGTGATATTGTTATTTGTGGTTTAGAGTATGGAAAAATTAAAGCTATTAGAAATGAATTTTGTTACCATGTTTTTACTGCTGGACCTTCAATTCCTGTAGAAATTTTAGGTTTATCAGGAATACCAAGTACCGGAGATTTGTTTACTGTAGTTCGAGATGAAAAAAAAGCACGAGAAGTAGCATTATATCGTCAAAGTAAATTTCGTGATAAAAAATTATCTTTTAATAAAAAAACTAATATAGAAAATTTATTTCATGGAATTGATGATGCAAAAAAAATTTCAATATTAAATATTATTTTAAAAACAGACATGCAAGGTTCTTTAGAAGCTATTAAAGATTCATTAGAGAAATTATCAAATAAATTTGTTTTAATTAATATTATTTCCTCCGGTGTAGGAGCAATAACGGAGTCTGATGCCACACTATGTTTAGCTTCTTTAGCGATAATAATCGGTTTTAATGTACGAGCAGATTCTTTAGCAAAACGTATTATAGAAACAGAAAGATTAGATGTACGTTATTATTCTGTTATTTATGATGTTATTAATGATATTAAAAAATCTATCTCGGGATTATTAAAACCTGTATATAAACAAAATATTATTGGTCTAGCTGAAGTTCGTAATGTTTTCAAATCTCCAAAATTTGGATTAATTGCAGGATGTATGGTTATTGAAGGTATTGTTAAACGAACAAATCCTGTTCGTATATTAAGAGATAATATTGTTATATATGAAGGGGAGTTAGAATCATTACGTCGGTTTAAAGAAGATATTAATGAGGTTCGTAGCGGAATAGAATGTGGAATTGGTATAAAAAATTATAATAATATTCAGACCGGGGATGTTATTGAAGTTTTTCAAACTAGTGTTATTTAG